TTCGCTCCTGCTTCAGCTATATGGTAGCCTGAGATAGAAACCGAATAGTAATTACGCACTTTATTTTCAATAAAATAGGACTGGATATCTCCCATCATGCGAAGTGCGAACTCCGTAGAGAAAATGCAGGTGTTTTGCCCCTGATCTTCTTTTAAAATATCAGCTTGCACTGTTCCTCGTACGTTTGATAAGGTAAAGGCTTTAATTTGCAAATATTCTTCTGTAGAAGGTTGGCGCCCTTCTCTTTCTACAAAATTCTCTACCTGTTGTTCGATAGCCGTATTTAAAAACATAGCCAAAATCATTGGTGCAGGTCCGTTGATTGTCATGGAAACAGAAGTGGAAGGGGCACAAAGATCAAAGCCCGCATACAGCTTTTTCATATCATCCAACGTACATACACTCACCCCACTGGTTCCGATCTTCCCATAAATGTCAGGTCGCTCGTGAGGGTCTTGACCATATAAGGTCACACTATCAAATGCTGTGCTTAACCGTTTTGCATCATCATTTTTAGATAGAAAATGGAATCGTTTGTTCGTGCGCTCTGGCGATCCTTCTCCTGCAAATTGTCTGCGCGGATCTTCTCCCTCCCTTTTAAAGGGAAAAACACCCGCCGTATAGGGAAATTCCCCCGGGACATTCTCTTTCATCGCCCAAGATAGTAAATCCCCCCACTCATGGAAGGTTGGGGTGCTAATCTTGGGAATCCGTGATCCCGAAAGTGATGTAGAAAATAGCTTTGTCACTATTTCCTTATCGCGAATCTTCGTGATGAACTGATCCTGTTTATACAATTCCTTTTGTTTGGGCCAGTGTTCCAACCATTTTTTTAATTCGGGATGCAATTTCTCTTCAAATTCTGCAATTTGAGAGGTTAATTGAGCAAGCACGGCTTCGTCTGCCCCCTGCTCTGCTAAAACTTTGTATGCTCCATCTAGCTGATACAGTTTACGCGCATAACCTGCCTGCTCTTCACTAAACTTGTGATAATTCCGCACCGTATTAGCTATGTCCTGAAGATACGTAATTTTTTCAGACGGGATAAGCGGCGGTTTATGGGCTAAAATGGGCGTTGGGTCTAGATGCTCAACGTCCCAGTCAAGCTGCTTTTTCTGAACGACCGCTCGCATCAGAGCCGCAAAAAGAGCATTGGTTCCTGGATCGTTAAATTGACTTGCAATCGTGCCATAAATCGGTAGCTGTTCATCTTCTACGTCAAATAATTGATGATTGCGACGGTACTGCTTTCTCACTTCTCGTAAAGCATCCTCTGAGCCTTTACGCTCAAATTTATTAATGGACACCAATTCAGCAAAATCAAGCATATCAATTTTTTCTAGCTGAGAAGGCGCACCGAACTCACTCGTCATCACATACAGTGACAAATCACAAAGCTCACTAATGCGAGCATCCCCTTGTCCAATCCCGCTTGTTTCCACGATGACTAGATCAAAGCAGGCTGCCTTAGCTACCTGAATCGCATCTTGAAGGGCAAGAGACAGCTCTGATCCAGATTGTCTAGTCGCTAAACTACGCATATAAACACGGGATGTGTTATTTGCGTTCATTCGAATGCGGTCACCCAGAAGAGCTCCGCCCGTTTTCTGTTTAGACGGATCTATCGACAGAATAGCAATGGTTTTGTCAGGGTACGTATATAAAAAACGACGAACTAACTCATCTGTTAACGAGCTTTTCCCTGCTCCACCTGTGCCTGTAATACCCACGACCGGCACATTATTAGTGAAACCAGCTAGCGTATCTCTAACCTGCAGGAACCATTTCTTATCAGTCACATCATACTCTGCCAGTGTAATCAGACGAGCAACCGCTTGAATATTCTTTTCCTGTAACAACTCCACTTCCGCTTGCAGGGAAGCTACTGTCGGAAAGTCACATTCTCGAATCATCAGGTTAATCATGCCTTGAAGCCCAAGTTCCCTGCCGTCATCTGGTGAAAACAGCTTAGCTACACCATATTCCTCCAATTCGCGAATTTCACGGGGGACGATAACGCCACCACCTCCGCCATACACGCGAATATGATCGGCACCACGCTCTTGTAGCAAATCAATGATATATTTAAAAAACTCGACATGCCCACCTTGATATGAGCTAATGGCGATTCCCTGAACATCCTCCTGAATGGCAGCATCGACAATCTCCATGACAGAGCGGTTGTGACCTAGATGAATCACTTCCGCTCCAGTGGATTGCAAAATTCGACGCATAATATTTATGGAAGCATCATGTCCGTCATAGAGACTCGCTGCTGTTACAAAACGTACTTTATTTGTCGGACGATAGACCTCTGTTATCACCTTGACAGCCTCCCCTTATCTATGGGATGGCTCTATTCGTGTCCGCTGATATCCCGCAGAAGCAATTCAGTCTGTTTCTCGATGTATTCGTCCAAGGTATAGCTTTTGCCAAGTGTCCAGCGTCGGAACACCCACATTTCCGCTAGTACCATGATGTTGTTAGCCATAAGCTTCACATAGCGCTCATCAGTCCGAATGGAACCATCTTCCATTCCCTTATGCAGAATCTCTTCAAAAATCCCTGTGATAGACTCTTCTCGACGTAACACATACGTCATCGCTTCATGTGGCAACGACTTGGTTTCTTGATAGATTAATAGCACACGATCGTTCACCTGATCCATAACGCGAATTAGGCTTTTCAACGCGAGCTTAAGGCTTTTGAGACCAGAACCATTGTAGGTAATCGCTTCACGCAGTCTTTCTTCCATTTCATTATGAATAGAGTCGCAAACCAAATATAAAATATCCTCTTTGGACTCAATGTACTCATATAGCGTTCCAATGCTAAAGCCAGAGGCACGAGCAATTTCCCGCGTAGTCGTTTTGTGGAAACCTTTGTGTATAAATAGGTCAACGGCCGCTTCAATGATTTGTTCACGCCGTTTTTCGATTAGTTTTGGGTCCTTCACCAAGGACGGGATTACTTTCTTACGTTCTTGCACGAAATAAGCCACCTTTCACCAATTTGACTAAACGTCTCTGGTTTCTCCCCATTATACTAATCCACAATTTATGCTACAATCCTCTTTTTGCGGCTAATCGTGCCAGACTTGTAACAAAAACGCCACCATAAGTCATCGTTGTAAAAAAATACGTACCATTTTTTCTGCTGCGTGATAAGGGTCTACCCTTCTGTTCGCTACCTCAACTAGCTCGTCAGCAAATGCTCCCTGTTCCATTCTTTGTAGCATGACACGAGAAAGATTTTGGTTCACTAACTCTATTACCTCTTCATGTAAGTGATATGATCTGCGCTTCTCCCCTTCACCCGATTCCATCAGAAACCTCTCATGTGCAAGGATAGCTTGCCACAAATCAGGTATCCCCACTCGGTCAGTTGCAATTGTACGAATTAGAGGAGGTTGCCAGCTTGCATCATGCTTTACAATCTCTATCATCTGTTCAATCTCTGTGAGTAATTTATCCAGACCAGGCAAATCTGCTTTGTTAATGACAAAGAGATCAGCAATTTCCATAATGCCAGCTTTAAATGCCTGAACAGTATCCCCACTTCCGGGATTTAGTACAACAGCGACTGTATCAACGATTTTCATAATGTCCAGCTCAGACTGTCCAACCCCGACTGTCTCAACAATAATGACTTCACAGCCATATGCATCCAGCACACGTACTGCTTCTTTGGTATTGCGTGATAAACCACCTAAATTTCCCCGGGTTCCCATGCTTCTGATAAAGACGCCTCGGTCAGGAGCATGATGCTGCATCCGAATGCGATCTCCTAGCAGGGCTCCACCGGTAAACGGACTAGTGGGGTCTACTGCAATGACCCCGACTGATATCTGCTGTGAACGTAAATAAGTAATCAATGCATCTACTAATGAACTCTTACCTGCTCCTGGGGAACCAGTTAACCCAATCAGTCGTGCCTTACCAGTATGGGGGAAAATTTCCTGTAGCACCTGCCCCTTTTCAGGAAAGCCATCTTCAATCCAGGTAATTGCTCTGGCAGCCGCGCGAACATCTCCTGCCAGTATTCGCTTGGTTATCGGATGCAATTAGGTCAGCTCCTACTCTTTTAACAGCAGGTTGCTGATAACCACACGCTGTATTTCATTTGTTCCTTCATAAATCTGCGTAATTTTTGCATCACGCATAAATCTTTCTACTGGATATTCGCGCGTATAGCCATATCCTCCAAACACCTGCACTGCTTCTGTCGTTACTTGCATGGCAATGTCGCCGGCAAACACCTTGGACATAGCTGACGCTTTTCCATACGGCAGGCCTTTATCTTCTAACCAAGCCGCTTGATAGGTTAGCAATCGTGCCGCCTCAATCTGGGTAGCCATATCTGCCAATTTGAACTGAATGGCCTGCAATGCAGCAATCGGTTTGCCAAATTGAATGCGTTCCTTCGCATAGCTTAGGGCATGTTCAAACGCACCCTGAGCAATTCCTAGCGCCTGAGCGGCAATACCGTTTCGTCCACCGTCTAGTGTCATCATCGCAATTTTAAAGCCTTGCCCCTCTTCGCCTAAACGATTAGCTACCGGTACACGTACATCCTCCATAATCACTTCTAATGTGAGGGAGGAACGAATTCCTAGCTTCTTCTCCTTTTTCCCCATTGAGAAGCCAGGCATATCTTTTTCTAACAGGAAGGCTGTTACACCCTTATGTTTTAAATCAGGATTCGTTACCGCAAAAACAATATAAGTTTCAGCTTCGCCAGCATTTGTGATAAAAATTTTATTTCCATTAAGGATATAATGATCCCCATCCCGTACAGCGGTTGTACGCATTCCTGCTGAATCAGAGCCAGACCCCGCTTCAGTTAGACAGTATGCACCCATTTTCTTACCTTCTGCAAGCGGACGTAGGAAGGTTTGTTTTTGCTCTTCTGTGCCAAACTTATAGATCGGCCAGCTCGCTAAGGAGACGTGTGCAGAGAGGGTGACACCAATAGATGCATCTACTCTTGATAGCTCTTCAACAGCAAGGACATAGCTTAGGTAGTCAGCTCCAGCCCCGCCATATTTCTCATCCCACGGAATTCCCGTAAGCCCTAACTCTGCCATTTGTTCGAAGATAGAGCGGTCAAATCGCTCTTCTTCATCGCGTTCTGCCGCAGTTGGCGCTATGTGCTCCTCAGCGAATTCTCGAATCATTTTACGTAGCATTTCCTGTTCTTCATTAAGACGAAAGTCCATCTGTTCCACACTCCCTGTTTGTTGTTGTTCTATTTAGTAAGCAAATGCTTAGAAATGACTAGTTGTTGAATTTCTGATGTTCCTTCATAAATTTGCGTGATTTTTGCATCTCTGAACAAACGCTCTACTGGATATTCCCTTGTGTAGCCATATCCTCCATAAATCTGTACAGCCTCTATCGCTGCTTTCATAGCAACATCCGAGGCAAACTTTTTGGCAATGGATGCTTCCAGCCCGCATGGTTGACCCTCCTGGCGCAAAAAGGCTGCACGATATACAAGCAATCGAGCCGCCTCCACCTGCGTAGCCATATCTGCCAGCTTAAAAGCCACCGCTTGCTGATTTCCAATCGGAGAGCCAAATTGCTCACGTTCCTTCGCATATTGAATGGAATACTCTAAAGCCGCTTCAGCAATACCCAAAGCTTGAGCCGCTATACCGATTCGCCCCACGTCCAGATTAGACAGAGCTATGGCGAAGCCTCTTCCTTCCTCGCCTAGTAGATTTTCTATCGGAACAATTGCATTCTCAAAAATGAGCTCCGTTGTATTGGATCCATGGAGTCCCATCTTCTTTTCCTTTTTTCCCACCGTAAAGCCTGGGGTATTTTTTTCTACAATAAAAGCAGAAATTCCGTGTGTTCCTTGAGTAGCATCTGTCACGGCAAATGTTATGTACGTATCTGCTTCGCCACCATTGGTTATAAAAATTTTGCTGCCATTTAATACGTAATGATCCCCTTGTCGTATAGCAGAGGTTCGAATACGTCCGGCATCAGAACCTGCTTGAGGCTCTGTCAGAGCAAATGCGCCCAAATATTCTCCACTTGCCAGCTTCGGAACATATTTTTTCTTTTGCTCCTCATTTCCGTAGTACAAAATAGGAGTCGTGCCTACAGAAGTGTGAACCGAGAGAATTACCCCTATAGTCGCACTTATTTTCGAAATCTCATGAATCGTAATTACATACGAAATAAAATTAGAATCAGAGCCGCCCCACTCTTCGGGTATTGGAATCCCCATTAAGCCTAGCTGTGCCATTTTTGTTAGTAATGGACGCGGAAATTCTTCCGTTTCTTCCATATGAGCAACAAATGGCGCAATTTCTTTTTTGGCAAAATCACTTACCATCTTTCGCATCATGAGCTGTTCTTCTGTAAAATGAAGCTCCATACACAAAATCCTTCCTTTTGTAAATTTCTCGTTGCCCCTACATATATGGCGCTCCATGCACGATCAGGTTAGGTGTACACATAGAATCCTCTTCCTGACTTGCGGCCTAACCAGCCAGCCTTTACATATTGGCGTAATAACGGACAAGGGCGATATTTGGAATCCCCGAATCCTTCATAGAGTACTTCCATAATGTAGAGACATGTATCCAATCCAATAAAATCAGCTAAGGTAATAGGTCCCATCGGATGATTCATGCCCAGTTTCATAATGTCATCCACTGCTTCTGGAGTAGCTACCCCTTCATACACACAGTAAATCGCTTCATTAATCATTGGCATTAATACACGATTTGAGATAAAACCAGGGAAGTCTTTGCAGCTAACTGGTATTTTATCCAGTCGTTTTGCCAGTTCTTCGATTGTTTGATAGACCTCGTCAGATGTTTGTAAGCCACGAATCATTTCCACTAGCTTCATCACAGGTACAGGATTCATAAAATGCATGCCGATAACCTGCTCAGGACGATTTGTAGCCGCTGCAATCTCTGTAATAGGCAAAGAGGATGTATTGCTGGCTAAGATGGCATGCGGTTGGCAAATCTCATCCAATTTTTTAAAAATTTCGGTTTTTACCTGCATATTTTCTACTACAGCTTCTATAACCACATCCGCATCCCTAGCGTTTGTAAGCTCTGTGGAAGTGGATATCTGGGAGAGAATTTTTCCCTTTGTTTCTTCAGTCAGCTTGCCCTTTTCCACTTGCCTATTTAAATTTTTACCAATATTGCCTAAACCACGTTCTAGAAAAGACATAGATTGGTCATGTAAAATCACTTGAAATCCGGCATGTGCCGCCACCTGAGCAATTCCGCTCCCCATCTGCCCTGCGCCTATAACCATAATCGTTTGAATGCTCATGTACCCTGCTCCTTTTCTTTTGAAAAATGATGCAGCTTCGTGTAAAAAACCCTAAAATCCCCTATCAAATTGAAGTAGTTACTTATCTGGCTGGCTCAACACGTATTAAGATAGCATCTCCCTGAGCCGCTCCACTGCAAATCGCCGCTATGCCTAATCCACCGCCGCGTCGTTGTAATTCATGAATAAGCGTCATGATAATCCTTGCACCGCTCGCGCCGATAGGATGACCAAGTGCAATCGCACCGCCATTTACGTTCACCTTCTCTTCATCCCAGCCAACGATTTTTCCACTTGTAAGCGTGACCGCAGCGAATGCCTCGTTTACTTCAAATAAATCTATTTCCTCAAGGCTTTTTCCTGTCTTTTGCAGTAATTTTTGAATAGCAAGCCCAGGTGTAGTAGCAATATAAGGAGCCTCTGCCGCAACCTCCGCATGCCCTAGAATCGTAGCTAAAGGCTTAGCCCCTAGTTCCTTAGCTTTATGCTCCGACATAAGCACAAGCGCTCCAGCACCATCATTAAGTCCGGGTGCATTACCGGCTGTAATCGTCCCATCCTTTTTGTATACCGGTGCTAATTTAGCCAAGCCTTCTAAGGTTGTTTCCGCTCGGATCGCTTCATCCTCCATGACGAGCAGTGGGTCTCCTTTTCGTTGGGGAACGGGAACCGGAACAATTTCCTCAGCAAAATATCCTGCTTCCCTCGCTTTAGCCGCACGTTGCTGGCTGCGATAGGCCCATGCATCCTGTTCTGCTCGTGTAATGCCGTGTTCTTCGGCCACATTACTCCCATGCACAGCCATAGGAACTTGATCAAATGCACATGTTAGCCCATCGTATAACACTAAATCCCTCACAAGATTATCGCCCATTCGAAAGCCATTTCTAGCTTGCGGCATTGCATAAGGAGCATTACTCATGCTCTCCATTCCGCCAGCTACTATAATCTCTGCATCCTGACAACGTATGATTTGATCCGCCATGGCAACGGAACGCATCCCGGACGCACATACCTTATTGATCGTCTCGCTTGTTACTTCCCATGGGAGACCAGCTTTTCTGGCAGCTTGCCTTGAGGGGATTTGTCCAGCACCCGCTTGCACGACCATCCCCATGATGACCTTATCAACTGATAAGGGATCAACCTTAGCTCTACTCAGCGCTTCTCTAATTGCCAATGCTCCCAGTTCTACAGCAGGCACTTCCTTTAATGCGCCATTGAACTTTCCAAAAGGTGTTCGAGCCGTTCCAACTATAACTGTGTTCAAAGCAATTCCTCCCTTTTCTTATGTATCTAATCAGTAAACATAAGCATTGATCGAGCGGTCGCTCACTTTGTTATCTTTATTTTGCACATTCTATTCGAATTAGTCAATTTATTATGACAATAAGCGGCGGTCCTTTGACCACCGCTCATCCTGTTACTTCTTACAAAGCATCGGCTAAGATTTCAGCGATATCTCTCGCTTTCACTTGTTCTTCCGCCTCTTTCATTTTTAATCCATCATCCATCATCGTTAGACAATATGGACAAGCACTTGCAATTTCTGTTGGATTAACCTCTAAGGCCTGCTCTGTGCGTGCGACATTAACACGGGTACCTTCATGTTCTTCCATCCACATCAATCCGCCACCAGCGCCACAGCACATGCTGTCACATTGGCTTCGTTTCATCTCTACAATCTCCACACCCGGAATTTGTTGCAAAATCTGGCGAGGCATATCATAGATATTGTTATATCGCCCCAAATAGCATGAATCATGATACGTAATACGTTCCTTCACTTCTTTCTTCGGTGTAAGACGCCCCTCCTCGATCCATTGAACTAATAGCTCAGAATGATGATATACCTCTGCTTGCAAACCAAACTCAGGATATTCATTCTTAAAGGTATTAAACGCATGCGGATCACAGGTCACAATCTTCTTAACATCGTAGCCTTCAAATAAAGCAATGTTTTCTTGCGCTAATTGTTGAAACAAAAATTCGTTACCGATACGGCGAGCTGTGTCGCCTGAATTTTTTTCTTCATTGCCAAGAATGGCGAACTTAATGCCTGCTTCGTGCATCAGCTTAATAAAGGCATGCGTAATCTTCATACTGCGGTTATCAAAGGAACCCATAGCCCCTACCCAAAACAGATATTCAAAATCCTCTGCTGTTTTTACTGTAGGTACTGTATAGGCTTCATCCAGACCCTCCATCCATTTCATGCGGTCTTTACGGTTAATTCCCCACGGGTTACCCTGGCGTTCGATATTATTTAATGCACGCTGAGCTTCTTGCGGCATGCTCCCTTCTGTCATCACGAGATAACGGCGCATGTCAATGATTTTGTCAACATGCTCGTTCATCACGGGACACTGGTCTTCACAGTTACGACAGGTTGTACATGCCCACAGCTCCTGCTCGGTAATCACATCGCCTATCAATGCCTTATCATATACATTTTCTACAGCAGCGGCCCCTTCAGCAGTCGCTGCTACTTCACCAGCCTGCAGAGCGATTTGGTTAGCCTTTGTGTTAGGAAATGCAAAAGTAGGCATCCAAGGTGTACGTGAAGTAACACTTGCCCCTTTCTCAGTCAAATGGTCGCGCATTTTCACGATAATATCCATAGGAGAGAGCATTTTGCCAGTTCCAGAGGCCGGACACATATTAGTACAGCGTCCACACTCAACACAGGCATATAAGTCAATGAGTTGTGTTTGGGTAAAGTCCTCAATCTTCCCATTTCCGAAAACTTCCTGAGTCTCATCTTCAAAGTTAATGGTAGACAGCTTACCAGGCGGTTCTAGCTTTTTATACCAAACGTTAAAGGGAGCAAAGATCAAGTGAGCATGCTTGGATTGTGGTACATAGACAGCAAAGCTCAGCAAAACGAGCAAATGCGCCCACCAGAAAAAGAAGAATAAAGCGGCTGCCGCGGTTTCACCGATCCCTGAAAATACAAAGGCAATAGCTGACGAGAAGGGAGCAAAGATGGAGCCCTCATGACCTAGCCATAGCTGTTCGAAAGCTAGTGAACCAAGAACGGTCACCATTAGCGAACTGATAAAGATAATAACTAAACCTGATTTCAAGCCTCGCTTTAAACGCTTTAGTTTCTCAATATACCGCCGATAATAAGCATAACCGATAGCTAAAAGGATCAGCATAGCAGTGATTTCCTGCATTAGGCTAAAGTACTTGTGGGCGCTACCAAACGGTAATTCATACCCAATAATAAGTCCCTTTAAAATAAGTTCAATGGCACCAAATTGCAAAATAATAAAGCCATAAAAGAGAACAATGTGCATAATACCGCTCTTTTTGTCCTTTAAGAGCTTCTTTTGCAAAAAAACGTTCTGAAGGATCAAGTTCAGGCGGGTCTTAAAGTCATCCTTGGTATCCGGCTTTTTTCCCAATTTGATAAACAGATACCTGCTGTACAACAAATGCGCTACAAGATATAGCCCATAAGCCAGCACAAGGAAGAAGGCAATTAAATTTAATAGTGGTAGGATTTCCATATCTTCCAGCTCCCTTTCTTTTACTTATTGTAGTTATATTTGATGGTAAATTTTTTCTTTTGTTTTATCTTATCAGAAGTATCAGAAAAAATGAATGACTATTCATTCAAAATTTACATTTCTACCCAAAAAATTTTGTAAAAATAATCGCGCTGTTCATCTGAGTGGTCGCTCATTTTTCTTTTTGATCATATCATACTCATTTGTCTACCGTAAAGATTGAGTAATCAGTTAGCTACAAGCACAAAAAAGGGGCCTTCTCGCTCACCGTCATAAGTAACACTTCCATTCCCGAAGTCCTACTTAATCACCGAAAGGCGAAAGACCCTGCTCAGACATTCCTATGCCTCTTTTTCACTTATTCTAGCACGCTCTTTTTGCTTTTTCACCTCACTTTGCTCCTTACGCACATCTGCAAGTGACTTGACCTTGGTGGCCTCAATCCGTTTATTACGCTGTAGCCCTGCTGGCTCCAAATTGTCTGCTAAATCTTCCATTAAGGCTGCAATACCTACTGCTTTTCCTCTCTCGGCCTGATAATATTCGTTGTTTGATAGATCGGGTGCCTTGTAATTTTGCGGTTCAGGGTAGGCAGTAATGACGCCTTCAAAATTACGTAGAATGACTTTGTCAGCCGATTGAGAAATGATATAGTTTGGCATTACCGGAATCTTGCCGCCACCATGCGGGGCATCTACCACAAAAGTAGGTACTGCATATCCTGAGGTATGCCCGCGTAAGTATTCCATGATTTCTAAGCCCTTAGATATTGGTGCTCGGAAATGACCAATGCCTTCTGACAGGTCACATTGATAGATATAATATGGACGTACGCGGATTTTAACCAGATCTTGCATTAATTGCTTCATCGTATATGGATCGTCATTAACTCCAGCAAGAATAACCGACTGATTACCAAGCGGGACACCGGCATACGAAAGCATTTCACAAGCTCTTTTTGCTTCCTCGGTAATTTCTTTGGGATGATTAAAATGTGTATTGAGCCAAACAGGATGATATTTCTTCAGGATCTCGCACAAATTCTCCGTGATGCGTTGTGGGAAAACGACAGGTGCTCGCGTTCCAATCCGAATGATCTCTACATGAGGAATTTCTCGCAGACTTTTTATTACGTATTCCAATACACGGTCATTAATTAGTAGAGCATCTCCACCGGACAAAAGCACATCGCGTACCTCTGGGGTGTTACGGATATAATCTAAACAGGCATCTAATTGTTTTTTAGGTACCCCCATGCCGATTTGTCCAGAAAAACGACGGCGCGTACAGTAACGACAATACATAGAGCATTGGTTTGTTACTAAAAATAAAACGCGATCGGGGTAGCGATGAGTCAGACCAGGAACAGGCGAATCCTCATCCTCATGCAACGGGTCTTCCATATCGTACTGCGTGCGAACCATTTCGTGAGATAAAGGGACAGATTGTAAACGAACCGGGTCCTTTGGATCGTTCTCATCCATTAGCAAAGCATAGTAAGGTGTGATATTTAACGGAATGGTCTGGTTGGAAATTCGTACTCCCTCTTCTTCCTCAGGAGTTAAATTGATTACCTTTTTTAAGTCATCTACGTTTTTAATCGTGTGGGTTAACTGCCACATCCAATCGTTCCATTGTTCCTCGGTTACGTCTTTCCATAATTCCACGTCCCGCCAATCACGCAATTTACGAACGGCTAATGTCATTTATAATCCCCCCTGCATATTTACATGAACAAAACCTTTTGAAGCTTCATGATTTACATCATGCAAGGAGGATGCCAATTACGATAGAATATTTAATATTTTCAGAATTAGGTGATATTTGCAGTGTATTTGCAGGCTTTTAAGCGTTTTGGGCACGTTTTGTTTGCCTACAGCCACTTTACCGGATTATTTATTGTGCCAGCTTTTCGGCAAGGTCGGGTTGAATGATTTGTAATCCAAGTCAATCTGACTTCTTATCATCTGGTTTCTCTTTTTGTTGGGCCAATTTATACTGTAGGGTTTGTCGAGGAATTCCTAATTGTTTTGCGGCTTGCAGAATATTTCCTTTCGTTTGCTCCAATGCCATTTGAATGAAATGCTTTTCTGTTTGTCTTAGAACATCTCGTAAGGTCCCATCCATAGGAATTGAGGTTTTCATAGTGAATCCGCTTTCACTTTCCTGAGATACCACTCCCAGCTCATTCATTCTTTTCAAAAAGGATAAAGGAAGGTCTTCAACTGTAATCCATTCGCCTTCAGTAACATTCATGGCAGCTTCAATCATATGCTCTAGCTCCCGAATGTTACCCGGCCACGTACATCGCTTGAATAAAGTCCATACCTCTTGATCCAAGCCTTTCACCTGTAGCTCAAACATATTGTT
The nucleotide sequence above comes from Brevibacillus laterosporus LMG 15441. Encoded proteins:
- a CDS encoding acetyl-CoA C-acetyltransferase; the encoded protein is MNTVIVGTARTPFGKFNGALKEVPAVELGALAIREALSRAKVDPLSVDKVIMGMVVQAGAGQIPSRQAARKAGLPWEVTSETINKVCASGMRSVAMADQIIRCQDAEIIVAGGMESMSNAPYAMPQARNGFRMGDNLVRDLVLYDGLTCAFDQVPMAVHGSNVAEEHGITRAEQDAWAYRSQQRAAKAREAGYFAEEIVPVPVPQRKGDPLLVMEDEAIRAETTLEGLAKLAPVYKKDGTITAGNAPGLNDGAGALVLMSEHKAKELGAKPLATILGHAEVAAEAPYIATTPGLAIQKLLQKTGKSLEEIDLFEVNEAFAAVTLTSGKIVGWDEEKVNVNGGAIALGHPIGASGARIIMTLIHELQRRGGGLGIAAICSGAAQGDAILIRVEPAR
- a CDS encoding 3-hydroxybutyryl-CoA dehydrogenase encodes the protein MSIQTIMVIGAGQMGSGIAQVAAHAGFQVILHDQSMSFLERGLGNIGKNLNRQVEKGKLTEETKGKILSQISTSTELTNARDADVVIEAVVENMQVKTEIFKKLDEICQPHAILASNTSSLPITEIAAATNRPEQVIGMHFMNPVPVMKLVEMIRGLQTSDEVYQTIEELAKRLDKIPVSCKDFPGFISNRVLMPMINEAIYCVYEGVATPEAVDDIMKLGMNHPMGPITLADFIGLDTCLYIMEVLYEGFGDSKYRPCPLLRQYVKAGWLGRKSGRGFYVYT
- the ablA gene encoding lysine 2,3-aminomutase, whose protein sequence is MTLAVRKLRDWRDVELWKDVTEEQWNDWMWQLTHTIKNVDDLKKVINLTPEEEEGVRISNQTIPLNITPYYALLMDENDPKDPVRLQSVPLSHEMVRTQYDMEDPLHEDEDSPVPGLTHRYPDRVLFLVTNQCSMYCRYCTRRRFSGQIGMGVPKKQLDACLDYIRNTPEVRDVLLSGGDALLINDRVLEYVIKSLREIPHVEIIRIGTRAPVVFPQRITENLCEILKKYHPVWLNTHFNHPKEITEEAKRACEMLSYAGVPLGNQSVILAGVNDDPYTMKQLMQDLVKIRVRPYYIYQCDLSEGIGHFRAPISKGLEIMEYLRGHTSGYAVPTFVVDAPHGGGKIPVMPNYIISQSADKVILRNFEGVITAYPEPQNYKAPDLSNNEYYQAERGKAVGIAALMEDLADNLEPAGLQRNKRIEATKVKSLADVRKEQSEVKKQKERARISEKEA
- a CDS encoding (Fe-S)-binding protein; protein product: MEILPLLNLIAFFLVLAYGLYLVAHLLYSRYLFIKLGKKPDTKDDFKTRLNLILQNVFLQKKLLKDKKSGIMHIVLFYGFIILQFGAIELILKGLIIGYELPFGSAHKYFSLMQEITAMLILLAIGYAYYRRYIEKLKRLKRGLKSGLVIIFISSLMVTVLGSLAFEQLWLGHEGSIFAPFSSAIAFVFSGIGETAAAALFFFFWWAHLLVLLSFAVYVPQSKHAHLIFAPFNVWYKKLEPPGKLSTINFEDETQEVFGNGKIEDFTQTQLIDLYACVECGRCTNMCPASGTGKMLSPMDIIVKMRDHLTEKGASVTSRTPWMPTFAFPNTKANQIALQAGEVAATAEGAAAVENVYDKALIGDVITEQELWACTTCRNCEDQCPVMNEHVDKIIDMRRYLVMTEGSMPQEAQRALNNIERQGNPWGINRKDRMKWMEGLDEAYTVPTVKTAEDFEYLFWVGAMGSFDNRSMKITHAFIKLMHEAGIKFAILGNEEKNSGDTARRIGNEFLFQQLAQENIALFEGYDVKKIVTCDPHAFNTFKNEYPEFGLQAEVYHHSELLVQWIEEGRLTPKKEVKERITYHDSCYLGRYNNIYDMPRQILQQIPGVEIVEMKRSQCDSMCCGAGGGLMWMEEHEGTRVNVARTEQALEVNPTEIASACPYCLTMMDDGLKMKEAEEQVKARDIAEILADAL